The Juglans regia cultivar Chandler chromosome 2, Walnut 2.0, whole genome shotgun sequence genome includes a window with the following:
- the LOC109005997 gene encoding BTB/POZ domain-containing protein POB1-like isoform X1 → MDSDSTGGLATDSGSGSVSNFAFAFNDSKFSDRVLRIEIIRDKESDDEAAPGNDSLWSKELATVLRVKTLHISSPILAAKSPFFYKLFSNDVRESEQQHVTLQIHASKEAALMDLLNFMYSNTLSTTTPPALLDVLMAADKFEVASCLRYCSRLLLNLPMTCESALLYLDLPSSVSMADGVQPLTNAAKQFLVAHYKDITKFRDEVLNFPLAGIEAVLSSDDLQAPSEDAIFDFVLQWARTHYPKLEDRREILGSRLAHLIRFPYMTSRKLRKVFTCNDFDADLLTKLVLEALFFKAEAPHQQRSLAAEEASSTRRRYVERAYKYRPIKVVEFELPCQQCIVYLDLKREECERLFPAGVAYSLPFQLGGQWFFLSAHCNLDQRGLHSFGLFLVILEKRSVNFTVDYEFAARSKPNEEFVSKHKGNCNFTGGKAVGYQNLFGITWAAFMADDSLYFINGVVHLRAGLTIRQ, encoded by the exons ATGGACTCAGACTCGACGGGTGGGCTCGCCACCGACTCCGGCTCCGGCTCCGTCTCGAACTTCGCGTTCGCCTTTAACGACAGCAAATTCTCCGATCGGGTCCTGAGGATTGAGATAATTCGCGATAAAGAGAGTG ATGATGAAGCTGCACCTGGTAATGATTCATTGTGGAGCAAGGAACTCGCAACAGTTCTTAGAGTCAAAACCTTACACATAAGCTCTCCAATTTTAGCAGCAAAGagtccatttttttataag TTGTTTTCAAACGACGTTAGAGAGTCAGAGCAGCAACATGTAACTCTACAGATTCATGCATCTA AGGAAGCAGCCCTCATGGACCTTCTTAATTTCATGTACAGCAATACTTTGTCAACGACAACACCTCCTGCACTGTTGGATGTGCTGATGGCTGCTGacaaatttgaagttgcatCATGCTTGAGATATTGTAGCCGGTTATTGCTGAATTTGCCAATGACTTGCGAGTCTGCATTGCTTTATTTAGATCTACCTTCTAGTGTTTCAATGGCTGATGGAGTTCAGCCATTGACTAATGCAGCAAAACAGTTTCTTGTTGCACACTACAAAGACATAACCAA GTTTCGCGATGAGGTGCTAAACTTTCCCCTGGCTGGCATTGAGGCAGTATTGTCCAGTGATGATCTCCAAGCGCCTTCAGAGGATGCTATTTTTGACTTTGTGCTGCAATGGGCTCGAACTCATTACCCAAAACTCGAGGACCGAAGAGAGATCCTTGGCTCGCGGCTTGCTCACCTCATTCGTTTTCCATACATGACCTCCCGAAAGCTAAGGAAGGTTTTTACTTGCAATGACTTTGATGCCGACCTGTTGACAAAGCTTGTGCTTGAGGCTCTCTTTTTCAAGGCTGAGGCACCACACCAGCAGCGCTCCCTTGCTGCAGAGGAGGCCAGTTCCACCCGTCGGCGATATGTGGAGCGGGCATACAAATATCGCCCAATCAAGGTAGTCGAATTTGAGCTGCCCTGTCAGCAATGTATTGTTTACCTGGACCTGAAGCGGGAGGAGTGTGAACGTCTGTTTCCAGCTGGTGTTGCTTACTCACTGCCTTTTCAACTGGGTGGGCAGTGGTTTTTCTTGTCAGCGCACTGCAACTTGGACCAACGAGGCTTACACAGCTTTGGACTATTTTTGGTGATTCTAGAGAAGCGATCAGTAAATTTTACCGTTGACTATGAGTTTGCAGCGAGGTCCAAGCCAAATGAGGAGTTTGTAAGCAAGCACAAGGGAAATTGTAATTTCACAGGAGGGAAGGCCGTCGGGTATCAAAATCTGTTTGGCATAACCTGGGCGGCATTCATGGCTGATGACAGCCTCTATTTTATCAATGGTGTTGTCCATCTAAGAGCTGGGCTTACCATCAGGCAATGA
- the LOC109005997 gene encoding BTB/POZ domain-containing protein POB1-like isoform X2, whose product MDSDSTGGLATDSGSGSVSNFAFAFNDSKFSDRVLRIEIIRDKESEEAALMDLLNFMYSNTLSTTTPPALLDVLMAADKFEVASCLRYCSRLLLNLPMTCESALLYLDLPSSVSMADGVQPLTNAAKQFLVAHYKDITKFRDEVLNFPLAGIEAVLSSDDLQAPSEDAIFDFVLQWARTHYPKLEDRREILGSRLAHLIRFPYMTSRKLRKVFTCNDFDADLLTKLVLEALFFKAEAPHQQRSLAAEEASSTRRRYVERAYKYRPIKVVEFELPCQQCIVYLDLKREECERLFPAGVAYSLPFQLGGQWFFLSAHCNLDQRGLHSFGLFLVILEKRSVNFTVDYEFAARSKPNEEFVSKHKGNCNFTGGKAVGYQNLFGITWAAFMADDSLYFINGVVHLRAGLTIRQ is encoded by the exons ATGGACTCAGACTCGACGGGTGGGCTCGCCACCGACTCCGGCTCCGGCTCCGTCTCGAACTTCGCGTTCGCCTTTAACGACAGCAAATTCTCCGATCGGGTCCTGAGGATTGAGATAATTCGCGATAAAGAGAGTG AGGAAGCAGCCCTCATGGACCTTCTTAATTTCATGTACAGCAATACTTTGTCAACGACAACACCTCCTGCACTGTTGGATGTGCTGATGGCTGCTGacaaatttgaagttgcatCATGCTTGAGATATTGTAGCCGGTTATTGCTGAATTTGCCAATGACTTGCGAGTCTGCATTGCTTTATTTAGATCTACCTTCTAGTGTTTCAATGGCTGATGGAGTTCAGCCATTGACTAATGCAGCAAAACAGTTTCTTGTTGCACACTACAAAGACATAACCAA GTTTCGCGATGAGGTGCTAAACTTTCCCCTGGCTGGCATTGAGGCAGTATTGTCCAGTGATGATCTCCAAGCGCCTTCAGAGGATGCTATTTTTGACTTTGTGCTGCAATGGGCTCGAACTCATTACCCAAAACTCGAGGACCGAAGAGAGATCCTTGGCTCGCGGCTTGCTCACCTCATTCGTTTTCCATACATGACCTCCCGAAAGCTAAGGAAGGTTTTTACTTGCAATGACTTTGATGCCGACCTGTTGACAAAGCTTGTGCTTGAGGCTCTCTTTTTCAAGGCTGAGGCACCACACCAGCAGCGCTCCCTTGCTGCAGAGGAGGCCAGTTCCACCCGTCGGCGATATGTGGAGCGGGCATACAAATATCGCCCAATCAAGGTAGTCGAATTTGAGCTGCCCTGTCAGCAATGTATTGTTTACCTGGACCTGAAGCGGGAGGAGTGTGAACGTCTGTTTCCAGCTGGTGTTGCTTACTCACTGCCTTTTCAACTGGGTGGGCAGTGGTTTTTCTTGTCAGCGCACTGCAACTTGGACCAACGAGGCTTACACAGCTTTGGACTATTTTTGGTGATTCTAGAGAAGCGATCAGTAAATTTTACCGTTGACTATGAGTTTGCAGCGAGGTCCAAGCCAAATGAGGAGTTTGTAAGCAAGCACAAGGGAAATTGTAATTTCACAGGAGGGAAGGCCGTCGGGTATCAAAATCTGTTTGGCATAACCTGGGCGGCATTCATGGCTGATGACAGCCTCTATTTTATCAATGGTGTTGTCCATCTAAGAGCTGGGCTTACCATCAGGCAATGA